AGACAACCTGATCGAAGAGAAGCTCGCCGAGAGCAATCTCAGCAGCGTTGCCGTCGAGATCGAGGAACGCGTCCGGGAAGGGAAAGCCACGCCCACTGGATTCGACGACGAGGTCGAGGAGTACCTGATGGAGGCACAAGACGAGGCGTTCGACGAGGATGGCTCCGCCGAAGAGGAGGGAGCCGAATGAGAGTCAAACAACTCCACCTGCAGAACATCCGCAGCTACGCTGACCAGACCGTCGACTTCCCGGAGGGGACAATCCTCATCCACGGCGATAACGGGGCGGGGAAGACTTCGCTCCTGATGGGGCTGTTCGGTGGCCTCTTCCTCTCAGAGATCCGCAACGTGGGCACCAATTCGTTCAAACTCGACGAATTCGTCCGCCGTGGTGAGACGAAGGGCGTCGTCGAGTTAGTGTTCGAGGCGGACGGTGTCGACTACACTGTCGAGTGGGAGCTATACACGACCAGCACGCCCAACAGCGCGACGCTGACGTCGCCCGCTCTTTCGCGCACGGTTTCGGGTATCGGTGATGTCCGCGAGGAAGTACAACGGATCCTCGGCATGGACGAAGACGACTTCGCGAACTCCGTCTACGTCAAACAGGGCGAGATCGACCGCCTCATCGAGGCGAGCAATCGGGCACAGATGATCGACGGTCTCCTCGGACTGGACGAGATCGACGACTACATCCAGACAATGAAGATGGCCCGGCGAGGCGCGGGACGCGTAAGCGACCGAAACAGCGACAACGCCGATAGCCGCCGGCAGGAACTCCGTGAGAAATTCGACCGCAGTGAGGACGAGTTCGAGGACGAGATCACCGAACTGGACGAAGAGATTCGGGAGACCGAGGGCAAAATCGAGCAAGTAGAGGAGTACTTGGACACACTGCGCGAGACGCGTGCAGACCTCGGGAGCGATATCAAGAGCTACGAGGATCTCGTCGATCAAAAGCAGGAAACTGAGAACGAGATACACGAGGTAAACGAGAACCGAACCGACAGACAGCAACTGATCGAGGAGTGTGAGGCGCGCATCGAGGAGTTAGAGGACGAAATCGAGGCGCTCGAAGACGAAATCGAGGATCTCTCCGCGGAAGTCGAGTACGAAGTCGGGACAGCCACTGCCGCAGAGACCGCACTCGAGGAGGTGCAGAGCGAGGTGCAGGACGCGTCTGTCGAGCAGGCCAGCCGTGAGAAGGAACTGGAACGCGCACGCGACGAGATAAACGACCTCAAGAGTGAGCTGGATGACGCCCGTGACGAGCTAGATAGCCTTCGCAAGGAGCGTGAGTCCATCGAGGAGACGCTTGACGACCGAGCAGATGACCTCGACTCGGCGAACACCGAACTCGATGCCTCGATCGAGGAGCGCAACGAGATGGCCGTCGATTTCCTCCCAGACCTCGACTCGGTCGAGACGGTGGATGACTCGACGCTCGACCAAGTCAAGGAGCGGCTGGAGACTCTCGACGACGAGCACGGGGAGGCCGAGACGACGTTGGCGCAGCGCGAAACGACACTCGGCGAACGAGAGAAAGACCTCGAAGGCGAGCGCGACGAACTGGAAACGACACGCACCTCACTCGACGAGAAGAGAGACGAACTCGACGACCTTCACACCGAAATCGATACTGCACAAGAGCGAGCCACGGAAGCAACCGACGAGTTCGAGGAGCGTCTCTCGTCACTTGCGGAGCGCGCAGAAGCACACGGCATCGATCTCTCTGAGGCGGAGTTGGAGTCAACAGCGAGTGAACAGCTCCCCGATAGACTGGACGAGGTCAACGTCGAAATCGACGAGGTCGGGAACAGTATCGCTGCACTCGACCAGCAGAAGGACACCCTCCTCGCCGATCTCGAAGAGCTGCGGGAACTCGAAGCCGAGAGCAAGTGTCCCCGATGCAAACAGCCAGTCAATGAGGCCCATATCGACGAGGAGGCCGAGGAACTGGAATCAGAGATAACCGAGACGCGTGATCGGCTGGAGGCACGACGAATCGAGCGCGAGGAACTCGAAGAGCAACAAGCGGAGATTCGCGACCTCCGTAGCGACATCAACGACCTCATCGAGTTCCGTCGTGAGGAGGTCGAAGTCGCAGAGGAGGCTCTCGCCGACCTTCGCGAGCGTGAGGACGAACTCGAGGGAGAAATCGCCGATATCGAAGCGGATATTGAATCGTACGAGGAGGCAATCGACGCTCTCGAAACAGAGGTCGACGACCTCGCAGCAGAGATCGAAGAACTGGAAACAGAGCGCGACCGACTGGAGACAGAGATAAAGGCCGGTGAGGCGGTCGTCGCCCAATTCGAGGCAGTCGAAGAAGAGCGTGAGGACGTCGAGGAGATCGCGGCGGAGATCGACGACCTCCGCGAGGAACTCGACGAGCTGGATGAGCGTATCAAATCGACCGAAGAACAGATCGCGTCGCTCGAAACCGATGTCGACGAACAGACAGAGACTGTCGATGAGCGTCATGTCGCTCTCGAAGAGGTCGAGTCACGCGTTGAGGAGCTCGGATCCCACAAGGAGACGGTGAAGAGGATCACTGACCTCTACGACGACATCGAAGACAAGCAGTCTCAAATCGCTGACGAGCGCCAGAGCATCGACACTCACCGTCAGATGATCGACAGCCTCAACGAGCGCCTCTCCAGTCTACAGGAGGAGCAAGACGAACTCGAAGACCAGCTGGGAGATACCGATATCGACCAGCTGGAAGACAAGCTCTCACAGGTCAGGGAGAAAATCCAACAGCGGAAGGAGACGCGTGGTGACCTACAGGAGGAGGCACAGACCCTCCGCGACGAGCGCAGCACGCTCGAGAACGAGCTATCGAACCTCCGGGAGCTGAAACAGCGAATCGACGAGTTCGAGCGGAGAGCCGAGTGGGCGAAAGCCGTCCACGACGAGCTGAACACCACTCTCAACATCTACGAGAGCGTCAAATCGGAGCTTCGGGAGAAGTACCTCGCGTACATCAACGAGTACACGAACGACATCTTCCAAGACATCTATCTCAACAGCAGCTACCAGCGGGTGGTCATCACCGAGACCTACAAGGAGCGGAGTGACAGCTACGACTACGACATCCAGTTACTCCGCGACGACGGCACGACAGAAGACCCGAGCAACGCGAGCGGTGGCGAACGCGCCATCGTAAATCTCGCGCTCCGAGCGGGAATCTACAAGCTCATCGCCGAGTTGGAGGGGGGCGACCGCGGCCGGTTGCCTCCGTTCATCCTCGACGAGCCGACGACGTTCCTTGACCAAGGACACGTGGGACAGCTCGAACAGATGCTCGACCGGATTCGGGACTGGGACGTCCCACAGGTGATCGTCGTCTCGCACGACGAGGCCCTGATTCACGGTGCTGACCACGAGTGCTACGTCGAGATGGACGAGGCGACGAACACCAGCCGAGTCACCATGCGCTCGGCGGGGGCGGACTGAGGATGGACTCGGAGGCAATCGGTGCCGTCCGCGAACTGTTCGCCGAAATCGACGCCGCCGTCCCACGCGACCGAGAGTCACAGGCCGAACACGCTCGTCGGCTGTTTGGCCTGTTGGAGCGTGAGGGTGGTATCGTCGAGGCCGTCGACGAACCAGCCTTTCACCGCACGCGTCTCGCCGAACTGGGCACGTGGATGGATGACCCGTGGGATGGGGCTACCTACGGAGTCGACGCCAGCACGACGCGTCCGCTCGAATACAACAACGGGCTGGTCGTCGACGCAGCCCATGCGAAAACGGGGGTTACCGGCGGGAGTGCCGATCGAACGCTGGAACGGTCTGGCCGGGTCGTTGGTGTCGCATATCTCGATGACGGCGACAGTACCCTTCATGAGAAGACCCTCGAAGGAGAGTACGTCACGGCGGATCTAGTGCGATTTCCCGAGGCGACCGAGGAGCCCCGGAACATCTCCAAATCCGTCGCCGCGGTAGCACAGCGATTGAGTGAGAGCCGACAGGCAGTCGAGTCGTTGGATGCTCTGGATGGTGCGCTGTTCCTCGATGGATCCGTCCTGCCGCTGGGTATCGTCTACTGGGTACTGCTCGACCATGCTGGCGGCCGGTCTCCTGCTGGGTCGTGGAACTTACCCGCAGAAATCGTCGGCAACTACATCGAGGTCATCGACCGGCAGTACGAGCGCGAACAACCCGTGCTCGGAGTCGTCAAGACCTCCTCGATGTCGCAGGTTCTCGACGCGCTCCGCGAGAAGATCGAACAACACGACGTCCGAGGCGACAACGGGAGACTGCTCGACGTCCCGTGGGTACGTGATCATCAGTTCATGGCCGAGGTGCTCCGATTTGACGATCTGGATTACCTCACGTACACGTCGTGGTTCGTAAGTGCCGGACAGGAGATCAACGGACAACGGTACGAGCTGCTTGAGCCACTGGCCGACCGGCTGGAACACGGAAGTCCGTCAGACTACCGCCGAGCGTTCTGCTTTGTCCGGCTGCCGAAGACGGGCGACCTCCTCCGAGTCGAAGCTCCGTATCTGATGGTACAGGACAGCGAGATGCGCGAACGCGTTCAACTGAAGGCCTTGAAAGAGATCGCACAGCAACAGGGCGTCCCTCGCGCCATCGAGCGTGCCGATAAACTCGCTCGCATCAGCCGGGAGAACCGGCGGAAGATTCGTGATCTGATCGAGCGCACCGAAGCAACGTACGACCACAACTGGGACGGTCGCTGGCGCGACCTCGACGACGACACTGACCTATGACCGACGACGTAGACAAATTACTCGACGACGATCCCTTCGCTGATGAACAGTCCGCAGACCAAACTGAAGAATCCGAGTCTGCTGAGGAGCCCGATTCGGACTCCCCCGATGACGTGGACGCGTCCATCCCCGAGAGACAAGTCGCGAACGAAACCTCAGAACCAAGCGATGATGAAGTGGGGCACGTTCTCGCGAGTGAAGAGATTCGTGTCGCCCGAGACGAGTACAACGTCAACGCGTTCGTGATGACTGGACAGCGAGACGCTGTTCGCGTCGGCGACTACGTCGAGATTCCGTACCCAGTCGACGACAATCTGCTCTTTTCGGTCATCGATGGACTACGGTACGAGCCGTACACGGAACTCGACGACAAGTCGGACACGCACAACCAGATCAGCAAGAGCCGCGAACTAGACGAGTCCGAATTCGTGCTGGTCGCCGAACTTGACCCTCTCGCAATCCTCCGACAGCGGGCGGGCGGAGAACTGGAGCGCGGTATCGTCAACCGTATCCCGAAACCGAACACGTCGGTTAGCCTCTCGCGGGACGAAGATCACCTCCGGACGGGGCTGAACATACCTAAGGAGGGTGTCTTCGCCGGCTATCTCTCGGTCGGCGGAGATGCGATGATTATCGATGACGAGGAGTTCGCGTACTACATCCAGAATCCGGGTATCGACCCGGATACCGGAGAGCCCGAAGACGGAGAACCAGCCGTATTCAGGCACGCGCTCGTCGCCGGATCAACTGGTACGGGGAAGACGCACTTTACGAAAAATCTCCTCCGTCAGTTCGTCGACAGCAAGCGATACCCGGTAGAGGTGAGTGCCGATGACGATGTCCAGCACAGCCGGCTCAACACCGTCATCTTCGACCCCGAAAACGAATACTGGGAGATGCGGGAGGATAACCCGAGCCTGACCGACGAGCAACGTCGGAAACTCCGTCGACAGGGCGTCGAGTTTGACGGAGTCGACGACCTGCAAGTGTTCGTCCCTGAGGTCGACCGAACTCGAAGCCCGTCGACCTCGGAAAGCATCCCGCTGACGATCCCGTTCTCCGTCGTCGAGCACGAGCCTCGGCTGTTGATGCCGTTCGCCCAGATGTCGGATGTGACACGCGGGGCGATCACCAGTTGCATCGAGGCGTACTTCAGCTGCTTCGACGAGGACAACGCGGAGTGGCCGTCACGGTCGGTCGGCGAGCCACGTTACAGAGACTTCATCGACTTCCTCGAGGAGCACGACGACGCCGAGAGTCGGCTTCGAGAGCGGAACAGCATTGGCGACGGAACGTGGGACGCGGTGTGGAGACGCGCCAAGCAGAGCGAGTACTTCGACGTGTTCGACGGTGGCACGAACCCGTTCCCGGAGATGACGGATCAACTCTTCCGCGAGGGGCAGGTTACAGTCATCCCCACGAGCCACCTCCGCGGAGAGAAGGAGTATCTCGTCGTGCTCTCGCTGCTCTCGTACATCATCGAGAACAAGATCGACGACTTCGACGTCGATCCAGCTGTCAAGCACACACCGATGCTCGTGGCGGTGGACGAGGCTCACAACTACTTCTCACGGCCGTCCAACGTTCGGGAGGCATACATTGTTGGACGAGCACGCGAGGCCGCCAAGCAGGGGCGGAAGGACAAATTGGGGCTGATGATGATTACGCAGAACCCGGGCGACATCGACGGGGACATCCTGAAACAGATCAACACCAACGTGTTCCTGCAGCTGCGTGACGAGGTTATTGAGGATGTCCCCTCGGTTCCACGGAGTTATCGGAAGGACATTCCGAAGTTCGCGAAGGGCCAAGCCGTCATCAAGGCACCGGACGTCGAGGCCGTCGAGGTTGTGGGGCTCCCGTACTGCCTGACGCGTCACGATAGTTGAGTGCGATAGCGGTGTAGCACCACCGGCCGTGGTAGGGGCTCGTCCACGATCCGCTTGACAATCCCCATGGAGTCCTTGTTGATTGACTCACTGTTCTGTCCCCCTCGTCACTGACATACGTCGTAAATCTGCCAGCGGGGCCAGATTGAAAATGAGATGCTCAGTCCCGCAGGTCGTAGACGATTTCTTCGTACTCCTCGTCCATCTCACCAATTGCCGCACGAAGGAGTGTCTCGTTCGTTTCGTCGTGGGCACTGGCGACTCGCTTAATATATGGATCCTCTACGTAGATCCCATCACCAAGCCTACCCTCATCATCCTTGTGCGTCTCACAGTACAGTCGAACGAGATTGATTGCCTCCTCACGGGTGTCTCCGACCCGTTTCTCCCAATCCTCCGGGACGACCTGCGATTTGAACGGTGACGCCTGTCTCTCTGTGATCCGAGGATCCAAGATGTAGACGTCCCGGAGTACGTCAATAGGTTCCTCGCGCCATCTTTCACTGACGCGTTGAATGACTTCCCAATTTTCGGAGATGACGTGTTCATTTTCTACGACCCGGTCGGCGACTTCTCTGACGGCTTCCTCGTACGACTCTGCCCCTGCCACTTGTTGTTCATCAACGACCTGTGCGAGCTCGGCCTCTTCATCATCAAGCTCGTTTAGTCGGTCACGCATCTGTTTCAGCTCTTCCGACGCCTCCTCGATGTCGTTCCGAAGCATGGCTTTTTGACGCCGGATTTCTTCGAGTTCGTCTCTTGGATCATCGAGCGTGACGTCGCGAATGTCTTCCAACACCACTTCGTGGAGATACTCCTGCTTGCTATCATATTCGCTCTGTTCGATGAAGCGGTCGAGTTGCTTCTGTTGGATCTCGGGTAGTCTGAACCCGATGATCTTCCATTCGTTCTTTGCCATCGTGGCGCCCCTCCCTATACCGGTGCTGAATAAAAGTGCAAACACCGAGAGGGTGTGTTAGCTAATGAGTATCGAACCGTTCGGAACACTGTGTCCTCTTCAGAACTATCAACCGCCCCTCGCGGTGAAGTTACGGAGTGAGGCGATACGATCGAGGACGCATCAAATTCACGTCCTCGGTCGGGGGAGTCGCTAGTCGTCCACGGCCCTCGTCATCGGGAGGAAGACAACAAGCGTGTTACCATAACATAATCATGTTATGTTAACAGAAGAAGCGTCTAGATGGTGTTTTTGAGAAAGCACCTCGAAGTGTGGCTACTCCTGTCAAAAGGTCGTCGGGCTGTGACGTTCCAGTCGTGTTGCAGGCGGTTCTCGACGGCTGATAATCATTCACCAACCATTATTAACAGCCTCTTCAACTTTCAGTTAGATGAACTGGTCGACGACCATCAATCTGGGTGGATTCGGGAACTCCGCCGGGATGGAGTGGCAGACCGTCAAGAGTTGGGAGTCGTTCACCAACTTCTTCGAGGGAGCCGTACATATAGACGCGGTGACTTACTGTGAGTCCCCCGGTCTTCTCCTCGACCTGTTCGATCAACGTGGGTCACAATTGGAGACGATGGACGTTCTCGTCGGCAACCGAGAGGAGTATCAATCCTCGGTCAACGACGTGAACGTCGCTCGGCAACTCGAACAGTACTACCGTGACGACAAGCTCATTATCCGGCTGAAGAACCGGAAAGTCGTCCACTCGAAGCTCTATCGAATCGTCAAGGAGGACGAGGAGGTCACGCTCATCTCAGGAAGCGCCAATTTCTCCTACAACAGCT
This Salinigranum marinum DNA region includes the following protein-coding sequences:
- a CDS encoding ATP-binding protein; this encodes MLVAELDPLAILRQRAGGELERGIVNRIPKPNTSVSLSRDEDHLRTGLNIPKEGVFAGYLSVGGDAMIIDDEEFAYYIQNPGIDPDTGEPEDGEPAVFRHALVAGSTGTGKTHFTKNLLRQFVDSKRYPVEVSADDDVQHSRLNTVIFDPENEYWEMREDNPSLTDEQRRKLRRQGVEFDGVDDLQVFVPEVDRTRSPSTSESIPLTIPFSVVEHEPRLLMPFAQMSDVTRGAITSCIEAYFSCFDEDNAEWPSRSVGEPRYRDFIDFLEEHDDAESRLRERNSIGDGTWDAVWRRAKQSEYFDVFDGGTNPFPEMTDQLFREGQVTVIPTSHLRGEKEYLVVLSLLSYIIENKIDDFDVDPAVKHTPMLVAVDEAHNYFSRPSNVREAYIVGRAREAAKQGRKDKLGLMMITQNPGDIDGDILKQINTNVFLQLRDEVIEDVPSVPRSYRKDIPKFAKGQAVIKAPDVEAVEVVGLPYCLTRHDS
- a CDS encoding DNA double-strand break repair nuclease NurA — protein: MDSEAIGAVRELFAEIDAAVPRDRESQAEHARRLFGLLEREGGIVEAVDEPAFHRTRLAELGTWMDDPWDGATYGVDASTTRPLEYNNGLVVDAAHAKTGVTGGSADRTLERSGRVVGVAYLDDGDSTLHEKTLEGEYVTADLVRFPEATEEPRNISKSVAAVAQRLSESRQAVESLDALDGALFLDGSVLPLGIVYWVLLDHAGGRSPAGSWNLPAEIVGNYIEVIDRQYEREQPVLGVVKTSSMSQVLDALREKIEQHDVRGDNGRLLDVPWVRDHQFMAEVLRFDDLDYLTYTSWFVSAGQEINGQRYELLEPLADRLEHGSPSDYRRAFCFVRLPKTGDLLRVEAPYLMVQDSEMRERVQLKALKEIAQQQGVPRAIERADKLARISRENRRKIRDLIERTEATYDHNWDGRWRDLDDDTDL
- a CDS encoding AAA family ATPase translates to MRVKQLHLQNIRSYADQTVDFPEGTILIHGDNGAGKTSLLMGLFGGLFLSEIRNVGTNSFKLDEFVRRGETKGVVELVFEADGVDYTVEWELYTTSTPNSATLTSPALSRTVSGIGDVREEVQRILGMDEDDFANSVYVKQGEIDRLIEASNRAQMIDGLLGLDEIDDYIQTMKMARRGAGRVSDRNSDNADSRRQELREKFDRSEDEFEDEITELDEEIRETEGKIEQVEEYLDTLRETRADLGSDIKSYEDLVDQKQETENEIHEVNENRTDRQQLIEECEARIEELEDEIEALEDEIEDLSAEVEYEVGTATAAETALEEVQSEVQDASVEQASREKELERARDEINDLKSELDDARDELDSLRKERESIEETLDDRADDLDSANTELDASIEERNEMAVDFLPDLDSVETVDDSTLDQVKERLETLDDEHGEAETTLAQRETTLGEREKDLEGERDELETTRTSLDEKRDELDDLHTEIDTAQERATEATDEFEERLSSLAERAEAHGIDLSEAELESTASEQLPDRLDEVNVEIDEVGNSIAALDQQKDTLLADLEELRELEAESKCPRCKQPVNEAHIDEEAEELESEITETRDRLEARRIEREELEEQQAEIRDLRSDINDLIEFRREEVEVAEEALADLREREDELEGEIADIEADIESYEEAIDALETEVDDLAAEIEELETERDRLETEIKAGEAVVAQFEAVEEEREDVEEIAAEIDDLREELDELDERIKSTEEQIASLETDVDEQTETVDERHVALEEVESRVEELGSHKETVKRITDLYDDIEDKQSQIADERQSIDTHRQMIDSLNERLSSLQEEQDELEDQLGDTDIDQLEDKLSQVREKIQQRKETRGDLQEEAQTLRDERSTLENELSNLRELKQRIDEFERRAEWAKAVHDELNTTLNIYESVKSELREKYLAYINEYTNDIFQDIYLNSSYQRVVITETYKERSDSYDYDIQLLRDDGTTEDPSNASGGERAIVNLALRAGIYKLIAELEGGDRGRLPPFILDEPTTFLDQGHVGQLEQMLDRIRDWDVPQVIVVSHDEALIHGADHECYVEMDEATNTSRVTMRSAGAD